The nucleotide sequence CCTACCCAGCCCGTCGCTGGAGGAAGAAACGGCGTTCTCATCCCCCTGAGGACCCCCGCTTGGCTTTCCCTCCTCTCAAAGCAGGTATCAACTCTGGTGGAACAACTTGTCACCCATCACAAAAACAGTCAAGGGGTTGGTTTCATTCATGCTGGTAGAACTTTTTCAGTAAaattatatagatatatttagTAAATATCTGTTCATATTTAACAGTCGCATGTAGGAGGCactggtttgtttgtgtgtctgtctgttgctgtgttcatgtcatgTCAATGCGTGCATTACTGTTTTGCTTCGTATGTGTAGCAGATTTGGAGTTGGGACTGAAGCGTGATGCGTTGGGGGCGGTGGATGGCAGCAGTCTGGAGGCCCTGCTGAAGGGGGAGCCTGTCGACAGGAGGAGTGGCGTGTCGGACCTCCGCGGCCCTGAGGATGATTCGGCAACCGTGGAGCCTCCTGCCACCTCGGCGACCACTCACACGTCCTCTGGGCGTGTTCGCAAGGTCTGGCTCAAAGCTGATTGAACACTCTCGTTTTCTGCCTATGCAACTGACACCTAGAGCATGGCAGAACAACTAAAGACATACGTAATGCGAAAAGGCATTTAAAGGCAAAGCCCACCTGGCAATCACACTCGACAGGTTAAAACAAACCGTCAGTCACTCTAAAAGCATTTCATTTAAGGACACAGGTCTTTATTGTGTGGTGCTATTGTTACTAGAGCACAGGATAAAGAATGGAGATGGGTCTAGGTTGTCTTTCAATTATCTGTTTTTTTGATTCTTTGCCCTCCAATTTATTGACCAATGTTTTCATCCGTAAGATGATTTTAGCTTTTGACTGGAACTTACCTTATTTCTCCAAGAAAGTCATAGTCTGTGATTCCCAAGGCAGGACAGATTTCTTCTCCCAATCATTTCTGATCTGTTTAGAAACCAAAGCCACAATTGCAGGGCTTTCCCTAGGATTTTAGAGGGTTTGGGGGTCTTCCCCCAAGAAAAGTTTAGGGTTTTTGACATATAACTATGCAATTTCACATAATTTTGgaccattattattactatagaTAATGCCCAAAAAGCTTAAAGACCCAATTTGCAAtagttaaattattatttttttatttacacatatcaCAGCCTTTGTCTAAACATTGAATTAGTCTAATTATTTTAACATCTAATTATTTACAAAAAGAAGCTTGctcatgataataataataatattaataataataataataatagcctgTAGTCTAGACCCTGGGTTCCCAACTCCAGACCTCCAGGCACCCCTACCTGCCCATTTTCCAGTTCTCTCTGCTCTAGCACACCTGAACCAGTTGATGCTCAAGCACAGATCCAACAGTAAGGGCTGGTGAGTTGCATCAGGTGTGTTCAAAACATAACGCGATGAGTATGTTCCTAACTACTATTGTTATtgtgttattgatttattttccactGCTCGGGGCCAATAAACTGATGACGATGGGCTACTGCGAAAACGCTCGCATGTTATGGATTCAGTGTATAGGAAATTAACATTTACAACACAGGCATAGTACTTAAGCGACAGTCTTCGTGTACTTATTTGCTAACTACCTAGCTATTTGGCATTAAATTAGTATGATGAAAATGGTTTTATCAGTGCTTATTATCTCGCATTAGTAAACAACCACTTCTGAGCCAGCGCTCTAATGGAATGACTAGCAGATTATTCGCTTTCATTGGTGATATTATGTACCGCTTTCTACTTGTAGGGCTAGTATACTTTCTAGTCAACTAATTTATTTCCCATTCAGTGAGATTAACATCGTTTTACCAGTGCTTACAGTGATCAGTTTAACCCAACTTTTGGCTGGCTAGTTGACAAAAGACAACAGTTCACTTGTTGAGAGGGCTCGGCTGCTTCACTGTGGTGAAttatgctagctagctagctagcttgatAGCAGCAGTCACAATCTTTAAAATGATAGATAAATATgccctttgttttctgtcaaatcAACATCTTCTCTCACTTGTCTGCTTGAATCTCTGGATTGTCAACACAGCTACACAGCCAAACCACATATCCACTGGCAGActgcctctgtgttttttaaCCTAAGAGGTTAGACTGACAATTAACAATATCAGATTaccacagttgttttttttttttttgtaaatttatgTAGCGTGACTTTAGTGTGGCTCAGTGAAGAGAGCAGAGAGTGACAACCTTGAATAGAATCACAGGGTCAGTATGCACCAGTTAGACCAACCTGTTCTTCCAGTACTTCTTTTCATAAATTCTCACCTGAAGAGAGACTTGAAATCTGTTCTCTCaacatgtataaatatatatgtattgaCATATCTGCACCCACTGTTTTGCTGTGAGACATTCTGCCTCTCTACACGTTTATATTACACATAGTTAACATGTTTTTGATGTCAATGTGAATGACAAACATTGACAAAACAGTTAAAGAACTTGAGGGCAAGTTCTTCCCAAGCATTGAACTCTGGCTGCATGCTCAAATGTAATGAAGTGTTCATACATTCAATACAGTGAGACCTAATCCAGACCCTGTCACTGCAGAGAGTCCTGGACCACGACGACTACTTGGATGACCTGGATGACGAGGACTTTGAGGACGAGACCCCCAAGAGACGAGGCAAGAGCAAGTCCAAGGTGAGTGCCATGTCTTTTCCTGCAGTCAGTTCCCCATGGGATCCCAGAGGATCAGTACGGGATGAAAATACCACAGTGGAATCAGCGTAAACCAGTCATCATGATCATGGTCAGTTTCAGTGTTGGAGCCAGAGTTGCTTCTGGACAGATTTGTGGTCAGTTTCATCACATGTTGTGGTTCAGAgatgttttatttcacaatttgtTGCAGTTCTTTCTAGAACAGAAAACTGATGAATTGAGCAGGTTGTCAACCCAAATCAAAAAACCATAGTGGCAGTTACAACATATGTAAAACTTACTGCTATAATTACAATAGTTTTAATCCTCCTTGAGATTTTTCTTAACCACAACATGCCAGTTTCATTTTTAGAGTGCAACTGACTACATACATGTGTTGTGTTATTGTTACTCTAAGGAAAAAGATGCTGTTTGAAtctgtatttgttattatttatttaacaattacttatttctttgtttgtttcaataATGGGCTTAATCTGTAcctgtgtatatttgtgttctCATCATAGCCTTTCTGTTCTTGTTTTGAATCTTATGTTCTTTGTTGAATTTAAACTTAGAAAATTACaaagttaaaaaagtaaaaaaaaatgtatttgatgtttcAGTTGTATTGTCTGTCTCAACTGTTAAATGGGTCATATAGGGTCGCAGTGACAAgaatggcaagaaaaaacaggaggctgcagctgcagcactgGAGGAGAGGGACAAACCGTACGCCTGCGACAGTGAGTAGAAGATTGCTTTGCAACGTCCATGTGTCATGCATGTCAGCAAGAGAGGCTTTTGctttgaaagacaaaaacaacccTTCTGCCATGCATGGTGTGATCTGAAAGACCCCATCTGGAACTTAAGTTTGACAGCATAGAAATTGCCCGTCTGAATgcgtttttaaaatttttaatttttatttttttgccgtGTGTGTTCTGTAACTTCCCGTAACTCACTGTGCAAATGCTCATCTCCTCTGTATGAGTTTGCTACTAGCACGTCAGCCAAAAATTAAccatgtgaatttttttttttttttttttttaattttttttttttttacaataaagcCTGTTGTCAGGTGATGAACAGCGTACTTTTGTGGTTCCATCTTGGGCCTTTTTGGGCGGTAGTTAGAATTAGCCGCCATCACTTTAACACTTTTGtatgaccgtgtgtgtgtgtgtcagtctgtggGAAGCGCTACAAGAATCGTCCTGGCCTGAGCTACCACTATACACACTCTCACCTGGCCGAGGAGGAGGGCGAGGACCGCGAGGAGATCGAGGCACCACCCACTCCTCGCCAGCCTGAGGAGCAGAAGAGTGAGTCACTCTCTagtgctgagagagagacagagagagaggggagggaggtgtGGTTGCATGCCatgtagcatgtgtgtgtttgtaaaagggaagtctctctctcattcttttttttgttccGCTCCTTTCATTTTTTGATTTTCATGATCATTTTGAATCCCAAATTTGGGATTAGACTCAATGTTCCTGACTGAAACATGCTTGCACAGTTGGGATtcctggcattttttttttttttcagcatatCATCCatcttattttttcccccacctcAACATAACCATCGCattgctgttttcttttgtgcacGCGACACCGTGTTagccaatcaatcaatcaacaagTGCGTTTTGTCAGTTGTCACTCATTCATTAGTTTGGATCATAATTCAATACATCATCAGCCAGTTACTGAGATATAAAGGTGTTGTTGGCTGATGTGACATGAACAGGTTTGTAAAACTGTGCTTTAAagtttaatacatttgatttataAACTGTATTATACTACACTTAGACAAACAGTGACTCTCCAGTTTTGACATATTCATCTTGAAGAAGATAGTGATATTTGACTCATCTTCCTTGATAACTCAAGTTAAAGTGACAGTTCTAATGTGCACTGAATGGTTTCTTCACTCATTCTTCCGCTCAGCAACTAAGAAGGGTCCCAATGGGCTGGCACTGCCCAACGATTACTGTGACTTCTGTCTGGGAGACTCCACCTTAAACCAGAAGACGGGCCAATCAGAAGAGCTGGTGTCCTGCTCAGACTGTGGACGCTCAGGTATGTTCATTACTAATTGACTGTTTGCTAAGCCCCAACCCCTTAGTTACTGGTAACACTGGCTTGAGTTGCTTGAGTGTAAACTTCCCTAAATCCAAttaagagcaggacagagctggcAACGTTatcctaaactctgatagcatccaaGACCGGCGtccacacagtggggaaatgctgcacagtggatgtgctagtcGTTTTAAATGCTGATTATCACTCTCAccacagccccatgcacaccacATCATCATGGGGAGAAATCAAAAGCTTGACAGCCCTGCTGTGCCTGTTTACGGTTGTTAAACTATGATTGGCCATTGGCTGTTCAGAAAAGGGgttttagcaaacagtcaatTGAGCCTAATCAAGTCACTTATCAAGCAACTAAATGGTCATAACTAGAGCACTTTTCATGGTTATTTTTATCTTACTTGACAACATTTCTCCAATGTCCTCTCCTTCCTGCAGGCCACCCAACATGCCTGCAGTTCACACCAGTGATGATGGCTGCAGTGAAGACCTACCGCTGGCAGTGCATTGAATGCAAGTGCTGCAACGTTTGCGGCACCTCAGAGAATGACGTGAGCCCCTTTTATGATATTTCCAACATGTTTCCTAAAAAATCTTGCTGGTGACAGGCGTCGGCTAAAGAAATTGTCGAGCCTAGTTTACATAAGGAACACTGTCTCGTTCTTTGACATTTATATTATGTCCATTAAGCGATCTTGTTTTTTAAGGTGAGTTTTTACAGCAGCTCATGAAACCAAGTGATAAATGGTCTCACATGTGCAAACATTCATTGTCATTGAAGCATTtgggatgttttgttttgtgagtaATAACATACAACCTAATACCTTGATGACAGCTTTTTCTGTTCGAGTCTGGCCAgagctgacaaaaaaaacagtgttttatcCATCCAAGATCTGCCCCCATTGTGTCAGAGGAATGCACACACCGTTGAAGAATGTGCATGTCAGACATGAAGCAAGTTAGTTACCGTTGATGGAAAAGGTCATGGTCAACTTTATTATCTTCTAGAGGATACATGTCATGTGGTCCAGTGCTTTACAAACGTCAAAATCAAGGACATAAAGACGACAATATCGTTAATACAGACAATCGACAATACCCATGATGCatgtgaataaacaaacaacacaaaaacttAAGCTTCAGACAAATTGGATATGCTAAGTATTGCACTATCCCTTCGCTTCCATTATAAGATTGCACTCTCCTCTTCATGAAACTGCAGGATTTTAAATCAACCACTGATGAACCATTATGTTAATTGTCATTAGTACTGCAGCTGTCAGCCAGCGTTTTCATCATGAACATAAGTTGGTGGTAATGCTCTATTTGGATAAATGACTCGCAGTGTTCAGTGACTTCACAGGAAGTCCAGCTTCAGCCTGATGTTTTTGGAAGGAActgtctcactttctctgcTTGTTGAATTTTCTCTTGTCTAATCAGTAGCCTGAACATgatgttgtgtttctgtaggatcagctgctgttttgtgATGACTGCGACCGAGGCTACCACATGTACTGTCTAAGTCCCCCCATGACTGAACCACCAGAGGGTAAGCTGACACCGAACACTTTACTGCAGAAGTTAACCGACTCAAAGGACATGTGCATGTTGATAGACATCCCTGATATTATCACTTTGTACTCGGTTAAAGGCCGGTGTTCATCTTCATGGCACCCACAATCCATCTGGTCTGATCTGTTGCCTTATCCTCTAATCATTTGTTTAGAGAGTTCTCAGAAGTCTTCACAGGACTATGTGTGTGCCCTTTTCCTCATAAATGCATTCTTTAAAGGCCTGCTGCACATTGGTAGCCTTCCAAGAAACAGCATGGCATGGTTTTGACACTGTAGCAAGTAAATAGAAGCCTTAGTCCATGTTAATTAGGGATGGCAATTATGAGAGAAATGTAATTTGGCTTTTGGTAAAAGTAAGGTTAATAACCCTGATTTGTAATATACTTTAGAACACTAATAGAAAACAATTTTTGTCTTTGGATGGTGACTAAGAGAGCATAAGCAGAATAACTTatcaatatttctataataacaaagtatcaaatgacaatgtgaaaacaatttgaAAGGTGTCACTTATAGTGGTGAACCTACCACCTGtgtctgcagctcccctcggttTTATGGAGCTTAATgtttagctggtgaacatagtggagcatttaacagctaaagagccagatatttccctcaggagttggtggagaccaaaaacagagctgaaagaacTTACATTCCTGAAAATCTGCTGTATCCTCTTCCACAAGACCTGCACACAGTTGACCAGGGCTTCAACCAACGATTATTTTAATTACCAATTTATCTGTTGATAATGTTTTCGCATAATTGTTGAATCTATAAAATCTTTAACaatagtgaaaatgcccatTACGAGGTCCCAAGAGcacaaggtgatgtcttcagatatcttgttttgtcagtccacaggccaaatatatatatagatatataacaaaaaaaaaacagcaactcatcgcatttgagaagctggaaccagagaatgcgACAGATTTGAATGATTAGACAGTCCAGTTATCCTTAAATTAGACACTGTGGTTGTGTGCTGTGATGTTTACAGACAACAGAGTATAATGCATATTCTTCTCTAAATGGAGACAAATATTTCCTCATAGTGATGCTTCACtagcagatgatgatgatgatgtattttGACACCCACCGTTCTTGAGCCCTGCCTCACTGTGCTTATGTGTTTTACAGGGAGCTGGAGCTGTCACCTGTGCCTGGCTCTGCTGAAGGATAAAGCCTCCATATACCAGCAGAACCAGAGCTCCGCCCCCGAGTGACGTCATAGCAGCAAGTCCCGCCCCCTCGTTAACGGGACCCCACCCCCGATGGAAACGTCAGACCTCCTCTCAGTCCGGAGCTCCGGGCTCTGTCCAGATGTAGCTGAGCCAGATCGCAGATCAGCTTTAGAAGTCTTAATATCTACAGCGTCAGTGGGGGGATCAGTCAACATGGGGATCAAACTATCACTACCAACCTGCCTGCAAAGTCCCTGAGGCTTGCCGTTAAACACATAACATATTGTgcgtatatacagtatagacacacactctctcctggACTGTTACACACACtagatacagagacagagagcaagcaGTAACCATAGTAACTGCTGTCTCCATGGGAGCTCCCAGGAGCAAACGGATTAGCATCACAGCTAATTATCTGCACCCTTTCACACTCAGACACAGTGCGGACTGTCGAGACAACACAGTTTCTTTTCTGCCAAATTATCTATTTTTACTCCCTGAAtgtgggagaaagaaaaaatcacCACGTATATGGTCGAGgaatcttattattattattactattattactattgttattgTTCTGGTTACTAGTGGACTTTTGTAGTGGCATTTGTCTGTGTACTTTTGTCTGATCCATTGGAGCGTTGATCTTTTGAAGAGGTTTCCCTGAGGCGAGCCGGTCAGTGCCAAGGTCCACCATCATatgaaatacacacaacaaAGGCCACATGGATCTTATCATAATCATGTAAACcatctttgtttcattttaaatcagtGGGACAAAGATGATAAAAcaaagtctttatttttctgccaacaaaaaaaactttggcTTTGACTCATTAAGCTGTTAGCACAAAATCTTTGGCCTTGCTACTTGAA is from Siniperca chuatsi isolate FFG_IHB_CAS linkage group LG8, ASM2008510v1, whole genome shotgun sequence and encodes:
- the dpf2l gene encoding D4, zinc and double PHD fingers family 2, like isoform X2, translated to MAAAVDSVVKVLGEQYYRDAMEQCHSYNARLCAERSILMPFLDSQTGVAQSNCYIWMEKRHRSAGVAPGQLYTYPARRWRKKRRSHPPEDPRLAFPPLKAGINSGGTTCHPSQKQSRDLELGLKRDALGAVDGSSLEALLKGEPVDRRSGVSDLRGPEDDSATVEPPATSATTHTSSGRVRKRVLDHDDYLDDLDDEDFEDETPKRRGKSKSKGRSDKNGKKKQEAAAAALEERDKPYACDICGKRYKNRPGLSYHYTHSHLAEEEGEDREEIEAPPTPRQPEEQKTTKKGPNGLALPNDYCDFCLGDSTLNQKTGQSEELVSCSDCGRSGHPTCLQFTPVMMAAVKTYRWQCIECKCCNVCGTSENDDQLLFCDDCDRGYHMYCLSPPMTEPPEGSWSCHLCLALLKDKASIYQQNQSSAPE
- the dpf2l gene encoding D4, zinc and double PHD fingers family 2, like isoform X4, whose protein sequence is MAAAVDSVVKVLGEQYYRDAMEQCHSYNARLCAERSILMPFLDSQTGVAQSNCYIWMEKRHRSAGVAPGQLYTYPARRWRKKRRSHPPEDPRLAFPPLKADLELGLKRDALGAVDGSSLEALLKGEPVDRRSGVSDLRGPEDDSATVEPPATSATTHTSSGRVRKRVLDHDDYLDDLDDEDFEDETPKRRGKSKSKGRSDKNGKKKQEAAAAALEERDKPYACDICGKRYKNRPGLSYHYTHSHLAEEEGEDREEIEAPPTPRQPEEQKTTKKGPNGLALPNDYCDFCLGDSTLNQKTGQSEELVSCSDCGRSGHPTCLQFTPVMMAAVKTYRWQCIECKCCNVCGTSENDDQLLFCDDCDRGYHMYCLSPPMTEPPEGSWSCHLCLALLKDKASIYQQNQSSAPE
- the dpf2l gene encoding D4, zinc and double PHD fingers family 2, like isoform X5; protein product: MAAAVDSVVKVLGEQYYRDAMEQCHSYNARLCAERSILMPFLDSQTGVAQSNCYIWMEKRHRSAGVAPGQLYTYPARRWRKKRRSHPPEDPRLAFPPLKAGINSGGTTCHPSQKQSRADLELGLKRDALGAVDGSSLEALLKGEPVDRRSGVSDLRGPEDDSATVEPPATSATTHTSSGRVRKRVLDHDDYLDDLDDEDFEDETPKRRGKSKSKGRSDKNGKKKQEAAAAALEERDKPYACDTTKKGPNGLALPNDYCDFCLGDSTLNQKTGQSEELVSCSDCGRSGHPTCLQFTPVMMAAVKTYRWQCIECKCCNVCGTSENDDQLLFCDDCDRGYHMYCLSPPMTEPPEGSWSCHLCLALLKDKASIYQQNQSSAPE
- the dpf2l gene encoding D4, zinc and double PHD fingers family 2, like isoform X1 — translated: MAAAVDSVVKVLGEQYYRDAMEQCHSYNARLCAERSILMPFLDSQTGVAQSNCYIWMEKRHRSAGVAPGQLYTYPARRWRKKRRSHPPEDPRLAFPPLKAGINSGGTTCHPSQKQSRADLELGLKRDALGAVDGSSLEALLKGEPVDRRSGVSDLRGPEDDSATVEPPATSATTHTSSGRVRKRVLDHDDYLDDLDDEDFEDETPKRRGKSKSKGRSDKNGKKKQEAAAAALEERDKPYACDICGKRYKNRPGLSYHYTHSHLAEEEGEDREEIEAPPTPRQPEEQKTTKKGPNGLALPNDYCDFCLGDSTLNQKTGQSEELVSCSDCGRSGHPTCLQFTPVMMAAVKTYRWQCIECKCCNVCGTSENDDQLLFCDDCDRGYHMYCLSPPMTEPPEGSWSCHLCLALLKDKASIYQQNQSSAPE
- the dpf2l gene encoding D4, zinc and double PHD fingers family 2, like isoform X3 translates to MAAAVDSVVKVLGEQYYRDAMEQCHSYNARLCAERSILMPFLDSQTGVAQSNCYIWMEKRHRSAGVAPGQLYTYPARRWRKKRRSHPPEDPRLAFPPLKAADLELGLKRDALGAVDGSSLEALLKGEPVDRRSGVSDLRGPEDDSATVEPPATSATTHTSSGRVRKRVLDHDDYLDDLDDEDFEDETPKRRGKSKSKGRSDKNGKKKQEAAAAALEERDKPYACDICGKRYKNRPGLSYHYTHSHLAEEEGEDREEIEAPPTPRQPEEQKTTKKGPNGLALPNDYCDFCLGDSTLNQKTGQSEELVSCSDCGRSGHPTCLQFTPVMMAAVKTYRWQCIECKCCNVCGTSENDDQLLFCDDCDRGYHMYCLSPPMTEPPEGSWSCHLCLALLKDKASIYQQNQSSAPE